DNA from Streptomyces sp. Edi4:
CCGCGGCGCTCGGCAACCACGAGTTCAACTACGGCATTCCGACTCTGCGCGCCTTCCAGGACCAGCTCGACTTCCCTCTCCTCGGCGCCAACGCGCTGGACGCGAAGACGCTGAAGCCGGCGTTCCCTCCGTACACGGTGCGGCGGCTCAAGGTGGAGCACGGGCCGGATGTGAAGGTGGGCATCCTCGGGCTCACCAACCCGGGGATCGCGATCTGGGACAAGGCGAACGTGCAGGGGAAGATGACGTTCCCTGGTCTGGTGGAGCAGGCGAAGATCTATGTGCCGAAGCTGCGGGCGCTGGGCTGTGACGTGGTGATCTGCACGGATCACTCGGGCCTTGACGGTTCCACGTCGTACGGGGACGCGCTGCCCTATCCGGAGAACGCCTCCTCGCTGGTGGCGGAGCAGGTGCCGGGCATCGACGCGATTTTGGTGGGTCACACCCACAAGGAGGTGGCGTCGCGGACGGTGGTCAACAAGGAGACCGGCAAGTCCGTGGTGCTGTCCGAGCCGTACATGTGGGGCATGCGGCTGAGCGTCTTCGACTTCGCGCTGGAGTTCTCGCGGGGCCGCTGGCATGTGACGTCGGTGACGGCGGGCGTGCGCAACGCCAACTCGGTGGCCGAGGACCCGGTGGTGAGGCGTCTGGTGAAGGCGGAGCACGACAAGGTCGTGGCGTATGTGAACCAGGTGGTGGGCACCAACGCCGCGGAGATGCGTTCGGACCAGGCGCCGTTCAAGGATGTGCCGATCATCGATCTGATCAACCACATCCAGGCGGAGACGGTGAAGACGGCGCTCGCGTCTACGGCGTACGCCTCACTGCCGGTGCTGTCGCAGGCGGCGTGTTTCTCCCGGACGGCCGTCATCCCGGCGGGCAAGGTGACGATCAAGGACGTCGCGGGTCTGTATGTGTACGAGAACACCCTGGAGGCACGGCTTCTGACGGGTGCTCAGGTAAGGGCGTATCTGGAATTCTCGGCGAACTACTACGTGCAGACGACGGGCGCGGTGGACCCGGCGAAGATCACCAACGCCGACAACACGCCGGACTACAACTACGACGTGGTGAGCGGTGTGTCCTACGAGGTGGACATCGCCAAGCCGGCGGGCTCGCGCGTGTCGAAGGTGATGTTCGGTGGGAAGCCGCTGGACGACGCGGCGCAGTTCGTTCTCGCGGTGAACAACTACCGGGCCAATGGAGGTGGCAACTTCCCCGGGGTGGCCACCGCCAAGCAGCTGTGGGCGAACTCCGACGAGATCCGTAACACGATGATCGCGTGGGTGAAGGCGAAGGGTGTCATCGATCAGGGGGAGTTCGCCTCGGTGGACTGGAAGCTGACGCAGAACGGTGTGCCGGTGTTCTGAGCCGCCGGCCGGGCGAAACGTCACCTCTGTTCGACGAGCGGTACCAGGCCCCCCGGTTGGCGCTCCGGGCGGGCCTGGTTGGTGTGTTCCAGGCCGAAGGTGGTGAAGGCGGTGCGCGCCGGCAGGGGGTAGGGCTCGGCGCCGGTGAGGGAGTTGAGGATGGTGGCGCTGCGCCAGGCGGCGAGGCCGAGGTCGGGTGCGCCGACGCCGTGGGTGTGCGCTTCGGCGTTCTGGACGTAGACGCGGCCGGCGACGGAGGGGTCGAGGACGAGGGTGAAGTCGGCAGCCACGCGTGGGCGTTGGGAGCTGTCGTAGCGCATGTAGGGGTCGAGTCCGGCGAGCAGGCGGCCGAGGGGGCGTTCGCGATAGCCGGTGGCGAGGACGACGGCGTCGGTGGTGAGGCGGGAGCGGGTGGCTTGCTGGGTGTGTTCGAGGTGGAGCTCGACCTTGGTGGTGGCGACGCGTCCGGCGGTGCGTACGGTCACGCCGGGGGTCATGGTGAGGTCGGGCCAGCCGCCGTGCTGGGTGCGGCGGTAGAGCTCGTCGTGGATGGCGGCCATGGTGTCGGCGTCGATGCCCTTGTGGAGCTGCCATTGGCGGGGCAGGAGCTGGTCGCGTACGGCTTCGGGCAGGGCGTGGAAGTAGTGGGTGTAGTCGGGGGTGAAATGTTCCAGGCCCAGTTTGGAGTACTCCATGGGGGCGAACGCCTCGGTGCGGGTGAGCCAGGTGAGTTTTTCGGCGCCCTGGGGACGGTGGCGCAGCAGGTCGAGGAAGACTTCGGCGCCCGACTGGCCGGAGCCGATGACGGTGACGTGGCCCGCGGCGAGCAGGCGTTCGCGGTGGTCGAGGTAGTCGGCGGAGTGCAGGACGGGAACGGTGGGGGCGTCGACGAGTGGTTGGAGGGGTTCGGGTACGTGGGGCTGGGTGCCGACGCCGAGGGCGAGGTGGCGGGCGTGGGCGCGGCCGAGCGCCTGGGCTTCTCCGTTGGCGTCGAGGTGGGTGTAGTCGATTTCGAACAGGGCGCGTTCGGTGTTCCAGCGGACGGCGTCGACCTGGTGGGAGAAGTGGAGTTCGGGGAGGTTTTCGCTG
Protein-coding regions in this window:
- a CDS encoding 5'-nucleotidase C-terminal domain-containing protein, with the translated sequence MPLNRRTFLGTTAAAGAGVAVAGGIAAPAEAEARHEDLGHGHGREPKRYAFSVMGTTDLHGHVFNWDYFTDKEYDDAAHNDVGLAKIATLVEQVRQEKGRHNTLLIDAGDIIQGTQLSYYYARVEPITGSPGKRGPKHPMALAMNRMGYDAAALGNHEFNYGIPTLRAFQDQLDFPLLGANALDAKTLKPAFPPYTVRRLKVEHGPDVKVGILGLTNPGIAIWDKANVQGKMTFPGLVEQAKIYVPKLRALGCDVVICTDHSGLDGSTSYGDALPYPENASSLVAEQVPGIDAILVGHTHKEVASRTVVNKETGKSVVLSEPYMWGMRLSVFDFALEFSRGRWHVTSVTAGVRNANSVAEDPVVRRLVKAEHDKVVAYVNQVVGTNAAEMRSDQAPFKDVPIIDLINHIQAETVKTALASTAYASLPVLSQAACFSRTAVIPAGKVTIKDVAGLYVYENTLEARLLTGAQVRAYLEFSANYYVQTTGAVDPAKITNADNTPDYNYDVVSGVSYEVDIAKPAGSRVSKVMFGGKPLDDAAQFVLAVNNYRANGGGNFPGVATAKQLWANSDEIRNTMIAWVKAKGVIDQGEFASVDWKLTQNGVPVF
- a CDS encoding SidA/IucD/PvdA family monooxygenase encodes the protein MTPQPKPEPQPQPQQQPEQSEQPGQPEQPHDLVGIGIGPCNLSLAALAHGVPGGLRAAFYEQRRAFHWHPGLLIEGTTLQVPFLADLVTLADPASPWSFLSYLRHRGRLFPFYFAEKFHIQRTEYDAYCRWVSENLPELHFSHQVDAVRWNTERALFEIDYTHLDANGEAQALGRAHARHLALGVGTQPHVPEPLQPLVDAPTVPVLHSADYLDHRERLLAAGHVTVIGSGQSGAEVFLDLLRHRPQGAEKLTWLTRTEAFAPMEYSKLGLEHFTPDYTHYFHALPEAVRDQLLPRQWQLHKGIDADTMAAIHDELYRRTQHGGWPDLTMTPGVTVRTAGRVATTKVELHLEHTQQATRSRLTTDAVVLATGYRERPLGRLLAGLDPYMRYDSSQRPRVAADFTLVLDPSVAGRVYVQNAEAHTHGVGAPDLGLAAWRSATILNSLTGAEPYPLPARTAFTTFGLEHTNQARPERQPGGLVPLVEQR